The genomic window TAGAGTTATTTATTAGTTTAGATAGAAAAGAAAGAACCAATGATTGTTTAATAAGAGACAAAAAAGAAGGGAGACGGTAATCCTATTATTTAATAAGAGACAAAAAAGCAATGTCCAGTTAATATCGCACACAAAAGTTCATGCATCAACATTTTATTTCATAAGCTCACATAGCGTATAGCGGACCAGGAACAAATAGAACAAAAAGGATGAGAATGTCTAAATTTTGGGGGAGCAATCAGTGGGCGAGTGGAGTATTACCTAACTGACGCTGCTAAAAAGAGGAGCTGGCCTACTGGAAAATAATGAATACGGGCTAAATATGGTTGAGTGTATATCTTTCACCACTGTGGCAGTATTTATAGTATGCTCTTATTCCATCAGGAAGTAGAATTCCATTTTGAAATTACAGTACTTAGTTTTCAATATTGAGAAACTAATTTCACAACAATGCGCCTATTTTTTAGAAAATGGTTATTAGGTAAACCATGGTTTCATTTACCACCTATCCGACACAAATAATATGTACTGATCCAAACGGTTATTAGGTAGGCCACAATTTCATTTAGTATTGTCCAATTGATGCTGATATGTgcaaaaaccaccacttaagataTTAATTTGGAAATTAACAAATCAAGAGTTGTCAAAAATCAAAACATTCTAGTAGAAAGAAAATACTGACATACTAAAGCAATCGAGATCTCTGTGTGCTTTACCTAGCCTGACAACTAAAATTCAAATCGTGGCATGCTGTCAAGCAAGGAGAAGGTGGCAATTCATCACCACTACCAAAATCCTCCATGGCCAACTAATTTTATGGCTTCATGCCAACATTGTTTAGTGAAGCATGTACATGAACCAAGTACTTTGTAGAAGCATATACATACAAAAGGTACAAAGACAATGGTATATCTGCAGCTTAGACACGGCATCAAGCAACAATAATCGTAATTATCATAGCTATTTTCATTCAGTAAAGATGGATAAAGAATGACCCATGTATAGCACAAGCATGACTCGTCATGGTTCGCAAGAATAAAAAGTCAGTCAGTTATGCGTGTAGCACATCACACAAGCAAAACCAAAATTGCTTGCTTTACTTGCCAAAAGTTTCAAGAGAAAAAATGTGAAACTATGGGGTGTGAGTGAGACAAGACCTGAACAAATTCTCTAGAAAGAAACTTATTTGATAAGAACACACATACAAGGGCACTGTGCAGAATGTGTACATACTTCTGGAAAATAAGAAGTATCAATTTGTGAAAATTAGTCTTCCTATTTTTGTTCCTGATTGCTCACAGTATGGTATACAaccacaccaaagaaagcaatatCACACATTAAACCTTATGTTTTTCAACCGTCGCACTGAAGGACCATCTACGGGAAATAGACACAGATGCCATGGACTGACCTAAAATGAGTGGCTTCTCATGTGCAATTGTCTTGACCAGGAGAAGGAGATCTTGGGTGATATAAGCAGGCATGTATATCTGTAAGCAATGAGATACATCAATTGGCACCCAGGATGACCTTTTCGATGTTACTTCTATCTCAAAGTAGGAAAGGGAGGGTCACATATCAACTCATTTTTTTAAAGCTCAAAGTTGCAAATGCATATGCATAGAACATCACTCTTTTGTAACAAATATGGGCAATGGCCAATGTCTATAAATACTAATGAGGATCACAATTCATTATAGAGGTTACTTAATTATCTATAACCTTGTCGGTTCATGATAGCTATGAGCTTCACATCATTGTAAAAGTCTAAAACATCACATCATGTTTGGTTGAAATAATATGCTAAAAAAATATTCCGTTTGCAAACTACAACACTAACATATGGGGGAGAAGGCGGCAGCTCACCTGCAGCAATGAGCTAGCACCAGAAAAAGTAGGAGCTCATCCTTTAGCGTACTATGAACACGTCGCTGCTGCCTTGCACCTTGATGCACCGCCGCTGCCCGTAGCAGATTAACATCCCATTGGCATTGCCCTTGAGAAATTGTACATAACAAACGGCTCGAATTAATACTTTGTAACTGATCAGCAGGAAGTAGCAACCAAATTCTTATAACGGAGAGCTGAGTCCAGGATGTCTTACTCCTGTTTCATACTGACTATACCTACCGGCGAAAGCAGAAATGTGCAGCACACAGGGGGAGAGCAAAACCtgatgaagaaggaaaagaaggttATCAGGCAAGTAAAGGTACCGATCCGAAATAGGACCACCAGGAACTTACCCCAAATTCATGCAGAAATATAATGAGGCTATGCTCCAACTACAGAACCAGATATTGCTCCATTCGTGTAGACACCTAAAATCCTCCTATGTAAATGTTGCAGGTCTGCAGCTGCCCAGTAGGAAACCGTTAACACTACACATCCCATGGTGTAACAGTAGACCTCAATTTATCTCAAGACAATATATCAAAGCATAAAGTTATAAATTAAAGTTGGGAGACCAAGGGAAGATACTACCATAGGGACCAAATCGGAGCACCATTCTCCAAATCTAAGCAAAGGGGGCTCACCTTGCTAGCAGCCGTCGAGCCGCTCCAGCACGGCCCTGGCGGCGCTGTACACCGCTCCCCGCAGCCGCCGTCGTGCTCTGcgtcctccctccgctgccgcgCAAACttggcctgctgctgctgctccccgcCACCTTGGCCTGCGGCTACTGCTCCCCACCGTGTCAGGCATCGACAAGTTCAGTTAACTGTAGAAGTTCAGAAAAACGCTTCGCTTCAACCAACGATCAGGATCGCTCCTCACCAGAGCTTCGTCGCGGACCGTCGATCGTTTACTTACCATTAGGAGCCCATTACTATTACTTTTCACGGTCTTGCCGGGTAAATGGATTTCCCTATAAATACAGCCGGGGTGTGGCTGTCATTGACATCTATCTTTCTCCAGAATATTGCCGTAATGGCTCATCATACTCTCTTATAGCTCATACTTATCAATACAAAGGGGATCTGAGAGAGTGTTTAAGCATCGATCTGGCCACAATTCTTCTTATAATTCGCGAAGATCATAGTTAGGTCCTTACAAAGTGGTATTCAGAgcagatgatccttggtggagagacGGATTGAAAAAAATTTCCCGATCGGGTTTTCCCCACCCTTTTTCTCCCACCCTTCTTCGCAATCGGCGGCGGCGCCTGCGGGCGTGTGGCGGCGGGGTTGCAGGAGTTGGCGGCGGTGAAATTCGAGCACAGATCTGTCGAGTAGAGTCGGTTGATTGGGTAAACTGCTCGATTGGTAAAATTCCGAGCTCTAGCACAGATCCGTGTGCTACGGCGGTGTGGATCATGGCGGCGGTAGGATCAGAGGCAAGGGCAGGGTTGCTGGGGAGATCCAGTGGTAAAATTCCTCACCCGAATCTCTGATCAAGGTGATGGGGCGAGCTAAGGGTATCGATGAAGCAGATTTGCAAGAGGTGCTGAGCCTTCGGGATGATTTTGGAGGTTTACAGCAAGAGAGCACACAGCTGCGTGCGGAGATGACCAAGTTGCAGGAGGAAATGCAGTCGATGAGTGGCAAACAAGGGGAAATCTCAAAGCATGTGGGTAATGTAGAGCAAGTAGTTTTGGACCTCAGCAAGCAACTGTCGGCGATGAGTTCTGTCTTGCAGACATTGGTGAAAACCACAGCATCCCACACGCAACACGAGAGATCATCTAGCTCTAATCATGTCCCAAAATCCCCAACATTACAGCAGGAAGAGATCCAGAATCAGGTGGACAGAACAGAGCAACTCAGGAAACAATTGGAGCTGGAGAAAGAGAAATCCAAACAAATAGAAGAACAACTGCATAATTTACCTCCTATAAGAACAACCCGAGTTCAGGCACCCCCAGGTTATGCACATCCTATCAGATCTGAGACAATACCAAATGTTGGAACTCCCATGACTGCTAGAGATCAGATGCATACACCTGCTTTCAATCAGTACTATCAGAACAACAGAGATAGGCAACTATGGCAAGGCTACCGCAGAAGCTATGAACAAGATATGCAGGCACAATTCATGAAGTCAGTAACAAAAGGTCCCAAGCTAGATTTTCCAAGATTTTCAGGTGAAGATCCGGTGGGCTGGTTGAGACAGTGCAACAAGTACTTTCAAATGTCAGGAGCTCCTGAGGAGTACAAGATATCCCTGGCCCAAATGTATGTCATAGGGGATGCAGATGTGTGGTTGAGAAGGTCTGGGTTACTGAAAAAGCAGTTGACATGGAAGCAATTTGGGGCTGAGGTGGTTAAACGGTTCTCGGACAAGGGTTCATATGATCTAACTGAGAAATTCAATTCAGTTAAACAGTTGCAGAGTACAGTTTCTGAATACACCAAAATGTTTGAGGATTTAATGGCTGATGTTCAAGAGGAAAATCCTGAGCTGGGGGAACTTTGGTTTGTGAGATGCTATGTGAATGGCTTAAGGGATGGGATCAAGTATCAGTCGAGGCCACTTCGTCCTCAAACTCTTACAGATGCTTATTGCTTAGCTAAGGATATAGAGCCTTGTCACCCTCCTGTGTCCACAGCACCTAAGAAAACAGGGGCATCCTATACCAATTTTTATCAGAAAAATAATTGGTCTGCTCCAGGGAAGCAAAGCACTCCTGTCTTACCAACACAACTGCCAGTAAGGCAAGCAGAGATACCTGTTAACAATTCCCAGAAGATAAGAAAAGTGGGAGAATGCTGGAGATGTGGGGACAAATGGATGCATGGCCACAGATGCAAATTAATTCCTAATGTGCATTTGTTGCAACAAGAGAGTGAGGACCAACAACAGGAAGAGGTGGAAGATGCAATACCACAAGAACAAATTGAAGCAGTAGAACAAGAAGAACAAGTTATGTTTGTTTCAGCTCATGCTATGGGGCAAAGATTGGCAGTGCCCACCCCAACAATTGTGATACATATGAATGGAAAGAGAGCAGTTGCTCTGCTGGACTCAGGCAGTACAACTTCTTTCATTAATGCACAGTTTGCAGCTAAACTCAATTGCAACATGATTCCAGTAAAACCTAAAGCTATTGAGGTAGCTGGAGGAGGAAAATTAATGTCTACTGCTGTCATACCCTATTGTGAGTTTCAGATAGCAAAAATCAAGTTGTCTCACAATTTCAGAACATTAGACCTGCCCAGTCATGATGTTATCTTGGGATATGACTGGTTTACTGAAGTCAGTCCAGTTTCCTTTGATATTCCCAAACAAAACTTCAGTTTTACACAACAGGGCCAGCAGACTGTGACCACGGCCATTTACACAAATTCTGAAACAACCAAGGAAGTACCAGTGGAGAGAGTGCAGAAGCAAATGGAAAAAGGAGCAGAGATCTTCCTTCTGCAAGTGCACAATGTCTTGATGGAAGCACCTGaggggactaaaacacctcctcaAATACAGAAGTTAGTAATGGAGTATGCAGATTTATTTGAGGAACCTACTACACTTCCTCCTCACAGAGCTTTAGACCACAAAATTCCATTGGTACCTGGTGCTAACCCTCCCCATATGAGACCTTATAGAGTGCCCCAACATCAAAAGAAGGAAATGGAGGAGCAGATCAAGAAGCTGCTAGCAGCACACCTGATTAGGCACAGTCAGAGCCCATATGCTGCACCAGTACTGTTGGTCAAAAAGAAGGATAGCTCCATGAGATTGTGTACTGACTTTAGGAAGTTGAACTCCTTGACAATTAAAAACAAATTTCCTATTCTGGTAATTGAGGATTTGTTGGATGAGCTACATGGAGCTAAATACTTCTCTAAATTGGACTTGAGATCTGGATATCACCAAATCAGGATGCATCTAGAAGATATACACAAAACAGCTTTCAGAACCTTTTTAGGCCACTTTGAGTATTTAGTGATGCCTTTTGGGTTGTCTAATGCACCTGGCACCTTCCAGGAACTGATGAACACTATCTTTGGGCCTTATCTGAGAAAATTTGTGTTAGTTTTCTTCGATGACATTCTCATTTACAGCAGAAACCTCAAGGAACACTTGGAGCACATTAAAATAGTAATGGAGGTGTTGAGAGAAAACAAGCTTTTTGCAAAGCTCTCCAAGTGTGTGTTTGCAGTGCAACAAGTGGAATATTTGGGGCATGTCATTTCAGAAAAAGGAGTTGCAATTGACCCTAAAAAGATTGCTGCTATTGCTGAATGGTCCACCTCTGACACAGTTACTAAAGTGAGAAGTTTCTTGGGCCTAGCTGGGTattataggaggtttatcaaagggTATGGCTTAATTTGCAGACCACTGCATGATTTACTGAAAAAGGGGCAATTCCAGTGGACACAGGTGCATGATCAAGCTTTTGCTCAACTGAAACAAGCACTCACTACAGCACCTGTGTTGGCACTCCCCTTCAGTAAACCATTTGTGTTGGAAACGGATGCATCAGGAAAAGGAATTGGTGCTGTTCTAATGcaagatgtgttggggaacgtagcagaaattcaaaattttcctacgtgtcaccaagatctatctatggagagactagcaacgaggggaaggagagtgcatctacatacccttgtagattgctaagcggaagcgttcaagtgaacggggttgatggagtcgtactcgtcgtgattcagatcaccgatgatcctagtgccgaacggacggcacctccgcgttcaacacacgtacagctcgacgatgtctcccatgccttgatccagcaaggagagagggagaggttgaggaagactccatccagcagcagcacaacggcgtggtggtgatggaggagcgtggcaatcctgcagggcttcgccaagcacctacgggagaggaggaggtgtcacgggagggtgggaggcgccaagggctcaggtatggatgccctccctcccctccactatatataggggcaggggagaggggggaggcgcagccttgcccttcctccaaggaaggggtgcggctaagagggggggaggagtccatcctccccaaggcacctcggaggtgccttccccctttaggactctcccctttttcctatatcttggcgcatgggcctctaggggctggtgcccttggcccatgtaggccaaggcgcaccccctacagcccatgtggccccccggtacaggtggccccacccggtgggcccccgggacccttccggtggtcccggtacaatatcgatgaccccgaaacttgtcccgatggccgaaacaggacttcctatatataaatctttacctccggaccattccggaactcctcgtgacgtccgggatctcatccgggactccgaacaacattcggtaaccacatacaagcttcctttataaccctaccgtcatcgaaccttaattgtgtagaccctacgggttcgggagacatgtagtcatgaccgagatgttctctggtcaataaccaacagcgggatctggatacccatgttggctcccacatgttccacgatgatctcatcggatgaaccacgatgtcaaggactgaatcaatcccgtatacaattccctttgtctagtggtatggtacttgcccgagattcgatcgtcggtataccgataccttgttcaatctcattaccggcaagtctctttactcgttccgtaacacatcatcccgtgatcaaccccttggtcacattgtgcacattatgatgatgtcctaccgagtgggcccagagatacctctccgtttacacggagtgacaaaatcccaatctcgattcgtgccaacccaacagacactttcagagatacccgtagtgtacctttatagccacccagttacgttgtgacgtttggcacacccaaagcactcctacggtatccgggagttgcacaatctcatggtctaaggaaatgatacttgacattagaaaagctttagcatacgaactacatgatcttgtgctaggcttaggattgggtcttgtccatcacatcattctcctaatgatgtgatcccgttatcaacgacatccaatgtccatggtcaggaaaccgtaaccatctattgattaacgagctagtcaactagaggcttactagggacattgtgttgtctatgtatccacacatgtatctgagtttcctatcaatacaattccagcatggataataaacgattatcatgaacaaggaaatataataataatcaatttattattgcctctagggcatatttccaacagtctcccacttgcactagagtcaataatctagttcacatcgatatgtgattaacactcaaggtcacatccccatgtgactaacacccaaagagtttactagagtcaataatctagttcacatttaccatgtgat from Triticum aestivum cultivar Chinese Spring chromosome 3B, IWGSC CS RefSeq v2.1, whole genome shotgun sequence includes these protein-coding regions:
- the LOC123067971 gene encoding uncharacterized protein; translation: MGRAKGIDEADLQEVLSLRDDFGGLQQESTQLRAEMTKLQEEMQSMSGKQGEISKHVGNVEQVVLDLSKQLSAMSSVLQTLVKTTASHTQHERSSSSNHVPKSPTLQQEEIQNQVDRTEQLRKQLELEKEKSKQIEEQLHNLPPIRTTRVQAPPGYAHPIRSETIPNVGTPMTARDQMHTPAFNQYYQNNRDRQLWQGYRRSYEQDMQAQFMKSVTKGPKLDFPRFSGEDPVGWLRQCNKYFQMSGAPEEYKISLAQMYVIGDADVWLRRSGLLKKQLTWKQFGAEVVKRFSDKGSYDLTEKFNSVKQLQSTVSEYTKMFEDLMADVQEENPELGELWFVRCYVNGLRDGIKYQSRPLRPQTLTDAYCLAKDIEPCHPPVSTAPKKTGASYTNFYQKNNWSAPGKQSTPVLPTQLPVRQAEIPVNNSQKIRKVGECWRCGDKWMHGHRCKLIPNVHLLQQESEDQQQEEVEDAIPQEQIEAVEQEEQVMFVSAHAMGQRLAVPTPTIVIHMNGKRAVALLDSGSTTSFINAQFAAKLNCNMIPVKPKAIEVAGGGKLMSTAVIPYCEFQIAKIKLSHNFRTLDLPSHDVILGYDWFTEVSPVSFDIPKQNFSFTQQGQQTVTTAIYTNSETTKEVPVERVQKQMEKGAEIFLLQVHNVLMEAPEGTKTPPQIQKLVMEYADLFEEPTTLPPHRALDHKIPLVPGANPPHMRPYRVPQHQKKEMEEQIKKLLAAHLIRHSQSPYAAPVLLVKKKDSSMRLCTDFRKLNSLTIKNKFPILVIEDLLDELHGAKYFSKLDLRSGYHQIRMHLEDIHKTAFRTFLGHFEYLVMPFGLSNAPGTFQELMNTIFGPYLRKFVLVFFDDILIYSRNLKEHLEHIKIVMEVLRENKLFAKLSKCVFAVQQVEYLGHVISEKGVAIDPKKIAAIAEWSTSDTVTKGQFQWTQVHDQAFAQLKQALTTAPVLALPFILSVAQAFVDNIVRLHGPPKLIISDRDRIFTSKLWKDIFTALKVELRSLKMSPFQALYGFPPPLISELAIPGPENEEAHDFLSCKQKMLEHLKENLCKAQQRMKRYADLKRVERTLSVGDMVYLKMAPYRLAAFGFRGVLKLQNKYYGPFMIIQKVGNSAYKLQFPQGVQIHPVFHVSQLKKHIGSKTIPSPMLPMVNADGTIKTGPAAVLQVRQIPRNNLPVVQWLIHWKNLSEEEATWEDADFIKYSFPEFFRTTTQAWREAATTT